A stretch of the Maridesulfovibrio zosterae DSM 11974 genome encodes the following:
- a CDS encoding glutaminyl-peptide cyclotransferase yields MSKQYSIFFLIAITLILHLFIAKSYAGDSHIAPIVKCKILNHFPHDSKAFTQGLLFFNGMLYEGTGKRGHSAVRKVDPDSGQVRTEVKISNKLFGEGLCLWQNKIYQLTWQSGKCYVYDSKSLALKGVFKYKGQGWGLTTDGQFLYQSNGSSHITLRDPYDFARISRIQVMDGLNKIHRLNELEYIDGLLYCNIWREDRIAAVDVLTGKVQFWIDISNLRPLAGPEAEAANGIAFDPKNKRILVTGKFWNKVFEIKFPAVEHKNFTNQSYE; encoded by the coding sequence ATGTCAAAACAATATTCAATATTTTTTTTAATAGCGATTACACTTATATTGCATCTTTTTATAGCAAAAAGCTATGCTGGAGATTCGCACATAGCTCCTATTGTTAAATGTAAAATATTGAACCACTTTCCGCATGACAGTAAAGCCTTCACTCAAGGGCTACTCTTCTTTAATGGTATGTTATATGAAGGAACGGGGAAACGTGGTCATTCAGCTGTTCGTAAAGTAGATCCAGATTCAGGACAAGTCAGAACTGAAGTAAAAATAAGCAACAAGCTTTTCGGTGAAGGACTTTGTTTGTGGCAGAATAAAATTTACCAGCTCACATGGCAATCAGGTAAATGTTATGTCTACGATTCTAAGTCGCTTGCCCTCAAAGGTGTCTTTAAATACAAAGGACAGGGCTGGGGACTAACCACAGACGGCCAGTTTTTATACCAAAGCAACGGTTCATCACATATAACCCTACGTGATCCATACGACTTTGCCAGAATAAGCAGAATTCAGGTCATGGACGGCTTGAATAAAATCCATAGACTCAATGAACTGGAATACATTGATGGTCTGCTATACTGCAATATTTGGAGGGAGGACCGTATTGCAGCAGTAGATGTCTTAACCGGAAAGGTTCAATTCTGGATTGATATTTCAAATCTGCGACCTCTGGCCGGGCCTGAAGCTGAAGCGGCGAATGGTATAGCCTTTGATCCTAAAAACAAACGCATACTGGTTACCGGAAAATTCTGGAATAAAGTTTTTGAAATCAAATTCCCTGCAGTCGAACATAAAAATTTCACCAATCAGTCATATGAATAA
- a CDS encoding acyl-CoA dehydratase activase — MNKSLGICAGASTVSLVLISRTDSKLEILKAISLSHEGKPAKTILTGLKKIGSLDKVRVAVTGRKFRHLLDIPSISEPQALEEAFNFSGIAKLGYRTVLSAGGETFMAYLLNTEGKVETVHTGNKCASGTGEFLVQQLGRMGLNLESMGNMNEKVDAHKVSGRCSVFCKSDCTHALNKGVEKESVVAGLASMMAGKCVELLRKLPSEKVALIGNCSRNKFMVSELRKEIPDLLIPEYGHCLEALGAAIWAADNGQIPEQEFSTLILKGTTGFTFLPPLKDFADSVQFHESTQAEFIAGNKLALGLDVGSTTTKGVLVDLKSMQIVASSYLRTDGDPVGASRRVYADLAGQIPQGTIASVMGVTGSGRNIAGLHAGTDGIINEITAHAAAAVHYDPLVDTIFEIGGQDAKYTWLKNSVPCDYAMNEACSAGTGSFLEESAKETLGIDVEKIADVAFKGQNPPNFNDQCAAFIGSDLKLASQDGVPLEDMIAGLVYSICINYSNRVKGNRTIGSKIFMQGGVCYNKAVPVAMAALTGTQIIVPPHPGLTGAFGVALEAAKRTDQGILHEGVFAPEKLALREVSYKTPFTCNGSGRDCDLRCSITRIEVQGKTFPFGGICNRFDNSKISKKITPGTDLVLWREKRVYRDLSIPEDGQPIIGMNRSLLMNTWFPLFNSFFKALGFGVRIPETVDTNSIEQKGAPFCHPVELAHGSMGELLKLETDHIFLPHLRSMPLKSGDRSCTCVLVQGEPYYLRSAFPELKTRSILTPVIHMQEGISQIRKALLETAAKLKIDLDRAVNAFEEAAAAQQLFFADIKREGENFITDLGKNPEKEAIALFGRPYNAFNSWANKSIPAKFSTRGVDIIPCDMLPRSEGCGEILNMYWATGEQIMDSAAYVTDHPQLYGTFITNFSCGPDSFLLNHFRKVMGKKPSLTLELDSHTADAGIETRIEAFLDIVNGFKQFNAASPSIEKTFSPARCEMHDGATGIRDSKGKWRQVNDPEVTLLIPSLGEISTDFLAASMSRDNIRYKVLPHASEAALKLGRNNSSCKECLPLQLTAGALLEYLEKRDKSKIALFLMPKAKGPCRFGQYSVFMNDLIERLEIPDIAIFAPSSTNGYGGLSTKVTLGMWQGIVTGSILEDIYATINTAAKDKEKSLKLFWKVRQELLESMISWKVFSKALRKAAKDLSVIELKKKVEEYPVISLLGEIYVRHDPLARRSLPERLSEQGFIVRVAPVLEWMKYTDWLNRNNIEGKAGLGTIITQGVKSYFEKRIRSILSSSGLLHFHGPDINKIVHTAKPYLSEQLTGEAILTVGSSLHEIMSPSCGVISIGPFGCMPSRVAESILSEQFRASSAGNKASSILENDTRLPFLAIETDGNPFPQLIEARLEAFCLQVKRLHAHILNSH; from the coding sequence ATGAATAAATCACTGGGTATCTGTGCCGGAGCATCAACAGTCAGTCTGGTTCTAATTTCCAGAACAGACAGCAAGTTAGAAATACTGAAGGCCATCTCTTTAAGCCATGAAGGTAAGCCGGCAAAAACAATTTTAACTGGCCTGAAAAAAATAGGCTCTCTTGATAAAGTAAGGGTTGCCGTTACCGGACGCAAATTCCGCCATCTTCTTGATATTCCGTCCATATCCGAACCACAGGCACTTGAAGAAGCCTTTAATTTTAGTGGTATTGCAAAACTTGGCTACCGCACAGTATTAAGCGCCGGAGGTGAAACTTTCATGGCCTACCTGCTTAATACCGAAGGAAAAGTTGAAACCGTACATACCGGAAACAAATGTGCCTCGGGTACTGGTGAATTTTTAGTCCAGCAATTAGGACGCATGGGTCTTAACCTCGAAAGTATGGGCAATATGAATGAAAAGGTCGATGCCCACAAAGTTTCGGGACGCTGTTCTGTATTTTGTAAAAGCGATTGTACTCACGCCCTGAACAAAGGTGTTGAAAAAGAATCCGTAGTTGCAGGTCTAGCCAGTATGATGGCAGGCAAATGTGTGGAGCTACTTCGCAAACTACCTTCAGAAAAGGTTGCACTTATCGGCAATTGTTCACGTAATAAATTTATGGTCAGCGAGTTACGTAAAGAAATTCCTGATCTACTTATTCCAGAATACGGTCATTGCCTTGAAGCTCTTGGAGCTGCGATATGGGCAGCCGACAACGGCCAGATCCCCGAACAAGAATTTTCAACCCTTATCCTCAAGGGAACTACTGGATTTACTTTTCTGCCTCCGCTCAAAGACTTTGCTGATTCAGTTCAATTTCATGAGAGTACCCAAGCCGAATTTATTGCCGGTAATAAGCTTGCCCTAGGTCTTGATGTCGGTTCGACTACTACCAAGGGAGTTCTTGTCGATCTTAAATCTATGCAAATCGTGGCATCCAGCTATCTACGCACAGATGGAGATCCGGTTGGGGCTTCACGCAGAGTTTATGCAGACCTTGCAGGACAGATTCCTCAGGGAACCATTGCATCTGTAATGGGCGTTACCGGATCGGGCCGCAACATTGCAGGACTTCATGCAGGAACTGACGGGATCATAAATGAGATTACCGCCCATGCTGCTGCAGCGGTCCACTATGATCCGCTGGTTGATACAATTTTTGAAATAGGTGGTCAGGATGCCAAATATACCTGGCTGAAAAATTCTGTTCCCTGCGACTATGCCATGAATGAAGCATGTAGTGCTGGAACAGGATCATTCCTTGAAGAAAGTGCCAAAGAGACCTTAGGTATAGATGTAGAGAAGATTGCAGATGTAGCATTCAAAGGCCAAAATCCTCCTAATTTTAATGACCAATGCGCCGCCTTTATCGGCTCTGACCTTAAGCTGGCCTCGCAAGACGGTGTTCCACTTGAAGACATGATTGCAGGGTTGGTATATTCCATCTGCATCAACTACTCCAATCGAGTAAAAGGTAATCGTACTATAGGCAGCAAAATATTCATGCAGGGAGGAGTCTGTTATAACAAGGCCGTGCCAGTAGCGATGGCAGCTCTTACAGGGACCCAAATTATTGTCCCGCCACATCCGGGGCTTACCGGGGCCTTCGGAGTTGCCCTTGAAGCTGCTAAACGGACGGATCAAGGAATTCTCCATGAAGGCGTTTTCGCCCCTGAAAAGCTGGCTTTACGGGAAGTATCCTACAAAACGCCTTTTACATGTAACGGAAGTGGCAGAGATTGTGACCTGCGCTGCTCGATTACACGTATAGAAGTACAGGGAAAAACCTTTCCATTCGGTGGCATATGCAACCGTTTTGATAACTCAAAAATTTCAAAAAAAATTACTCCCGGTACAGACCTGGTGCTTTGGAGAGAGAAACGTGTTTACCGTGACTTAAGCATTCCTGAGGATGGACAGCCCATTATTGGTATGAATCGTTCCCTGCTTATGAATACATGGTTTCCACTTTTTAATTCATTTTTCAAAGCACTTGGCTTCGGAGTAAGAATCCCTGAGACTGTGGATACAAACTCCATTGAGCAGAAAGGAGCCCCTTTCTGCCATCCAGTTGAACTGGCCCATGGCAGCATGGGTGAACTGTTAAAGCTTGAAACCGATCATATTTTTCTACCACACCTGCGATCCATGCCGCTTAAAAGCGGCGACAGATCATGTACCTGCGTTCTGGTACAGGGAGAACCCTACTATCTACGCTCTGCTTTCCCGGAACTTAAAACCAGATCGATTTTAACTCCGGTTATCCATATGCAGGAAGGCATTTCACAAATTCGCAAAGCACTTTTAGAAACAGCTGCAAAACTTAAAATTGATCTGGACAGAGCTGTTAATGCTTTCGAAGAAGCTGCAGCGGCGCAGCAACTATTCTTTGCAGATATTAAGCGCGAAGGAGAAAATTTTATAACTGATCTTGGTAAAAATCCTGAAAAAGAAGCAATTGCGCTGTTCGGCAGGCCGTATAATGCATTCAACTCATGGGCCAATAAATCCATTCCTGCAAAATTTTCCACTCGTGGAGTAGACATCATTCCCTGTGACATGCTCCCGCGTAGCGAAGGCTGCGGCGAAATTCTCAATATGTACTGGGCAACAGGTGAACAGATTATGGACTCAGCAGCCTATGTAACCGACCATCCCCAGCTTTACGGAACTTTCATTACTAATTTTTCTTGTGGACCGGATTCCTTTCTGCTCAACCATTTCAGAAAAGTTATGGGTAAAAAGCCATCACTCACACTCGAACTGGACAGCCACACCGCTGATGCTGGAATTGAAACACGCATAGAAGCATTCCTTGATATTGTTAACGGATTCAAACAGTTTAATGCTGCAAGCCCATCCATAGAAAAAACATTTTCACCGGCACGTTGCGAAATGCATGATGGAGCTACCGGAATCAGAGATTCGAAAGGCAAATGGAGACAGGTAAACGATCCGGAGGTAACCTTGCTGATTCCCAGTCTTGGCGAGATCAGCACAGATTTTTTAGCCGCTTCCATGAGCAGAGATAACATCAGGTACAAAGTATTGCCACACGCCAGCGAGGCTGCCCTGAAACTTGGACGCAACAATTCTTCATGCAAGGAATGTCTGCCTTTACAGCTGACAGCAGGAGCTCTTCTCGAGTACCTTGAAAAACGTGATAAATCTAAAATTGCCCTGTTCCTGATGCCGAAAGCAAAAGGCCCGTGTCGTTTCGGACAGTATTCAGTATTTATGAATGATCTCATTGAACGTCTCGAAATACCTGACATTGCGATCTTTGCGCCAAGTTCCACAAATGGCTATGGCGGGCTTTCAACGAAAGTAACTCTAGGTATGTGGCAGGGAATCGTGACGGGATCGATTCTGGAAGATATTTACGCGACAATTAACACCGCTGCAAAAGACAAAGAAAAGTCGCTGAAACTTTTCTGGAAAGTAAGACAGGAACTGCTTGAATCCATGATCAGCTGGAAAGTTTTTTCTAAAGCACTTCGCAAAGCCGCCAAGGATCTTTCAGTCATTGAACTCAAAAAGAAAGTGGAAGAATATCCGGTAATATCACTACTGGGTGAAATATATGTGCGCCATGACCCGCTTGCCCGCAGATCACTGCCTGAGCGTTTATCTGAGCAAGGATTCATCGTGCGTGTTGCCCCTGTTCTTGAATGGATGAAGTATACGGACTGGTTAAACCGCAATAATATAGAAGGTAAGGCAGGACTGGGAACAATAATTACGCAAGGAGTTAAATCTTATTTTGAAAAACGCATCAGATCCATTCTTTCATCCAGCGGTCTACTTCACTTCCACGGCCCTGATATAAACAAGATTGTTCATACAGCTAAACCGTACCTTTCCGAACAACTGACAGGAGAAGCGATCCTTACTGTAGGATCATCTTTACACGAAATAATGTCACCATCATGCGGTGTAATATCAATCGGGCCATTCGGTTGCATGCCATCTAGAGTCGCTGAATCAATTTTGAGTGAACAATTCAGAGCTTCATCTGCAGGGAATAAGGCTTCATCTATTTTGGAGAATGATACACGACTTCCTTTTCTGGCAATTGAAACTGACGGCAACCCATTCCCACAGCTTATTGAAGCCAGACTGGAAGCATTCTGCCTGCAGGTAAAACGTCTGCACGCGCACATATTGAACTCACATTAA
- a CDS encoding trypsin-like peptidase domain-containing protein: MKRRYIWIVLIILIFGLSGCKTMRAMKQSIKEYATSSTPEEQFEDAIENNQLRKAEKIWLNNQQHFIEDPKTLAKLEKITSSIKKTFKPRIEAATTNVTAVKWPSRSRKWTLIRLKLQNAQDIIDEVESNQLLTTLDQIPDGLEELKEKLKSKQKIIKDDASTQFKAYPVLTAPNFFSLYPVKLDEYKFLISQAAFLETTIAKSTGTGIPHLAKTYGHILPPGTLKNLEGHFFRNLLRRTAGNKKPSLRTIIKAMQKAKDMGFPITEVPGCKIAFVRVTSKSFLKDKGIEFGLGFDIDLPVKVEQIEAKSMFNSKTAKDADVVILINETMSKLDRRTTSNEIYKSKYISGYKEAYNNKFDTAMMQLEQHRLKRGELNDRAQMGMMFGLIGTALSIPVAREADREEKRYDEALANATKIPRMIEKPIYDNYQYRIVGVQDTKMSTVQYFIIDRRAKTFLEDVFDIVQQQNFKVAYGVHNDDPKRMQILTSFKTDRDLRMWEKQPAELKLSELLGHYLKQEGKDKKYRNVTQIQKRIMNDRNKALKEFYAQKYGSDTGNDPRFDSVVEILNYSTGSGSGFYVSDDIVVTNSHVVEGSDYAEVRLHNNLETYGKVIALDLYRDLALIKVGVRGKPVRIYSKNTIPSGVTLEVIGHPHGYRYTITRGIFSAYRRLPSQHLASKGQKIRYIQTDAAVNPGNSGGPLFYKNRLVGINTWGRVDEGTSNLNFAVHYSELIEFLNQYGIKYRR; the protein is encoded by the coding sequence TTGAAACGAAGATATATATGGATCGTATTGATAATTCTGATCTTTGGACTCAGCGGTTGCAAAACCATGAGAGCAATGAAACAGAGTATTAAAGAATATGCAACATCCTCTACTCCTGAGGAACAGTTTGAAGATGCTATTGAAAACAATCAGCTACGCAAAGCTGAAAAAATATGGCTGAACAATCAGCAACACTTCATTGAAGATCCTAAGACTCTTGCTAAACTGGAAAAAATCACTTCATCCATTAAAAAAACATTCAAACCACGCATTGAAGCTGCAACAACCAATGTTACAGCTGTAAAATGGCCTTCCAGATCCCGTAAATGGACTCTCATCCGTTTAAAGCTGCAAAATGCACAAGATATAATTGATGAGGTGGAGTCCAACCAACTCTTGACGACTCTTGATCAGATTCCTGACGGACTGGAAGAGTTAAAAGAAAAACTGAAATCAAAACAGAAAATAATCAAAGATGATGCTTCAACTCAATTTAAAGCATACCCGGTACTGACAGCTCCAAACTTCTTTTCCTTATACCCGGTTAAACTTGACGAATATAAATTTCTCATATCACAAGCCGCTTTTCTAGAAACAACCATAGCCAAGTCAACAGGAACGGGAATCCCTCATCTGGCAAAAACATATGGACACATATTACCCCCCGGGACTCTGAAGAATCTGGAGGGGCATTTCTTCCGCAACTTACTTCGCCGCACTGCAGGAAATAAAAAACCTTCTCTACGTACAATAATTAAAGCTATGCAAAAAGCTAAAGATATGGGCTTCCCAATCACTGAAGTACCCGGCTGCAAGATTGCTTTTGTACGTGTAACCAGCAAAAGTTTTCTTAAGGATAAAGGCATAGAATTTGGCCTGGGATTTGATATTGACCTGCCCGTCAAGGTTGAACAAATTGAAGCCAAAAGTATGTTTAACTCAAAAACGGCTAAAGATGCCGACGTTGTCATTCTTATCAATGAAACAATGTCCAAACTGGACAGAAGAACAACTTCAAACGAAATTTATAAAAGCAAATATATTTCCGGATACAAAGAAGCATATAACAATAAATTTGATACTGCCATGATGCAGCTTGAGCAGCATCGGTTAAAACGTGGAGAACTTAATGACCGTGCACAGATGGGGATGATGTTCGGTCTGATAGGCACAGCTCTTAGTATTCCTGTAGCACGTGAAGCTGACAGAGAAGAAAAGCGCTATGATGAAGCCTTGGCCAATGCCACAAAAATACCGCGCATGATTGAAAAACCCATCTATGACAACTACCAGTATCGCATTGTAGGAGTTCAGGACACAAAGATGTCCACGGTGCAATACTTCATTATTGACCGCAGAGCTAAAACATTTCTTGAAGATGTTTTTGATATTGTACAGCAGCAAAATTTCAAAGTTGCATACGGCGTACATAATGACGACCCTAAACGTATGCAGATACTGACCAGCTTCAAAACAGACCGCGATCTCAGAATGTGGGAGAAACAGCCTGCCGAGCTTAAACTTTCAGAGCTTTTAGGACACTACTTAAAACAGGAAGGTAAGGACAAAAAATACCGCAATGTTACTCAGATTCAGAAACGAATCATGAATGACCGCAACAAAGCTCTCAAGGAATTCTATGCTCAAAAATATGGTTCAGATACAGGAAATGATCCTCGTTTTGATTCAGTTGTAGAAATACTTAATTACAGCACAGGAAGCGGCAGCGGCTTTTATGTCAGCGACGATATTGTTGTCACTAACAGCCATGTGGTGGAAGGCAGTGACTACGCAGAAGTCCGGCTTCACAATAACCTTGAGACATACGGAAAAGTCATTGCACTTGATTTATACAGAGACCTCGCACTGATAAAGGTCGGCGTACGTGGTAAACCGGTTCGCATATATAGCAAAAATACAATTCCAAGCGGAGTAACTCTTGAAGTTATCGGTCACCCTCATGGCTACAGATATACTATCACAAGAGGAATTTTCAGTGCATACCGTAGACTTCCAAGTCAGCATCTTGCTTCCAAGGGCCAGAAAATCCGCTATATTCAGACTGATGCAGCAGTAAATCCAGGTAACTCAGGTGGACCACTTTTTTATAAAAATCGACTTGTTGGGATTAACACATGGGGAAGAGTAGATGAGGGAACATCGAATCTGAACTTTGCTGTGCACTATTCTGAGCTAATAGAATTTCTTAATCAATACGGCATTAAATATCGCAGGTAG